attttttagttttttttgtataaacatTTGATATACCGTCAGATTCGAGATTTAATCACAATTAAGGCTCCTCATCCCTAGTATATTGTGTTGGAATTGAACTCGAGAGCTCTTCACACACACTCAGCCTGCGTTGCGAACTGAGCTACCCGTCTTGgattaattttttagtatattaaagcacatattttatattttatttttctttaataaaaattattttcaatttatttggtgaTTATATGTTGAAATAGTAACGCACTCTCAATATTAAGtaaatgatgaaaatatataattagagctgAATAAGTTAGTCTCTGTTTGTGTAAAATCATCTATAAAAGTTAAAAGACTTTTATAAAGTGGTATTTATCTCTTGCTTTCATGTTTTGGCCATGAAAGTAGTGTTTTTAGTTTAAACTTTATGGGAAGTGTACTAATGAAAGTTTTATGTCGAAACATATTCTCAGTGATACATATAAAATTTATACTATTTATTGCATAATGAGTacttaattagttaatatggAGCTTGTAAGAGCATATATATTTTTAACTTCAttatgaattaagataataatttatcttattcgataaattcttatagttttatagaaagtaaaaaattaCAAAACCTCATAAGACAATTTGAAAACACACCTAATGAATGTCTACTACAATGGTTAAAATTAACTCTTTGTTTCCCTGAAATTTCATCCTTAAGAAATGCATTTTATGATAGACCTGTAAATTTCACTACACTTGAGTAAAACATAATTCCCTCAATAGAGGATACATGTGgttaacacaaataaattataaggacTTAGTTAAAAAATATTCTTAAGCTCGTGTAGCATAATAATGTGCAAAAGTGAAAGTTGGTTAAGaatgattgttattttttatcaatgaagaaatattgtagcTATATCAAATATGATTTCATTTAGGAACTTTATTAAATACTTAATTGCATACTACATTTTTAGTCTGCTTTAGATGAGTGCAACAATGATAAAcctcatattaaatattattagaaacatattttaaatgaaaattataaccaaccaaaaaattaaaattaaactatattgacaaataaatttaattaaattattatactattttttataactaattaacatgacatgcataacatatttaatatatatctcctaatttaattaacttagtttttaatatatttaatttatttatcatcatatatgTAGTTAAATAGAAAAACTACTCTAGCAACAATGATAAACCTCATAGGAGGTtataaactcatattaaatattattagaaaacatattttaaatcaaaattataactaaacaaaaattttaaaattaaattattttgacaaataaatttaattaaattattctattattttttaactaaatgacatgcataacatatttaatatatatctcctaatttaattaacttattttttaatatatttaatttatttatcatcatatatgtagttaaatagaaaaattactctatgataattttaactatcattaattttttaataaaaaatatttattaattttaaatctattttatctaaaataattaattttaaatattatttataattaattaattttaattcttaatatttgtcaactcaagttattttttgaaattataaatattattatttcatatagatatttttgttaatatttgatgtaggtagttgaatagcttttgacaatacaattttttttttttcagtttttaattttattatttaatatacttattacaaagataatttgttattacttaatgcattataatacatgcaatctttactaatgcatttaatgtaatggttcaagtgtgctttacttatatatatagattatgcTGGGATTTAGCTCACTTGTATGTGTAATGTCATTTGCGTTTCAtttaatttgatgattttttttataaaccaaaGAATTGTATTAAACCTTAGCACAATGGGTGCTAATTAAACCCAAATACAATAAGATATAGTTTGTGGCAGTAGCAAGAAATAAATGTCCCAGTTCAAATATACCTAAACTGAAAATTGTAAGAAGTATacaaaaatttcaaattaattttgacacataaaaacaagtatattataaatatataacatGTACTAAGTATTAATAATAGTAAAAATATGACATATGCACGCGTGAACTAACTTGATCCACCATAAAATTGTCATATAAAACAATTAACTAATTATCACAAGAAACAACAAAAACCATTcatcaatttttcattttttctatataaaatgggAAGACATCATCTCATGATGAATTGCAAGTAATTTAAAATTTCGGAGCGATATTTGACTCATCTTTGATTCCAAAATGATCTTGTTTTCACACTGTCACATGTTCTCTTTTCTGTGCAAATATTAGGAGCCGAGTCCTttatctgaattttttttcataattcaACTCATATATAATTAACACTTTATCAGCTTataatgttatattttttttcatttacatGTATTCTCTACGAGAAACAACCTTATTTAAGTTGAAAAACATCATACCATATATATTAATGCTAACTCTCATAGTAAAAATGTTTCATTTACAAGACTCGAACCAGAAACCTTACTTAAGGTGAtattacattatttatttagtaattagaaaatataattttgttaaaaaaagggaaaaattaattaagaagatgtataattattgttttttcATGCAAACACCAAAATATCACTGCCAATCGTTGTCAACAAGTAATGATAAATGCTGCAATTCCGTTTCACAAAAGTAAGGACAGCGAATCAAGTTTGCGTCTCTCTCTCTATGTGACTTTTGAGTGTTTGAACATATTTTATGACATGAGGTAGGAGTAATAATCTTAGCCATGATGATCAAACTAATTAAATCCCATATTTTATGAGAGGAGGTAAATTATGGACTTGGATCCTCTCCGGCTGCGAGGAGGGTCCAATAGTGTATACCACACTTAAAATAATTTAGTGTTTGAATTACTTTTTCACCTCAACACATCTCaaccattaattattttgatctATGACTATAAATGAGCTGTAGAGGCTGGATAGGATTTTGGGCTGGAGAGGATCCCAATTCGTAAATTATACTAAAGTTTGGGTTACATGTAATTTAGtctttgattatttaaaatgaGAATTTATCTCTTAAAATTTTTTAAAGCGTGTAAAATAATTATTTCagtattaaaatttttaatagaatttttaaattattgatGTGCAGTTTCTAAACTACCTATGTTATTTACATAGGgacctctctctttttttcatgTCATTTTTCCTACTATAGAGTATTAtaacaaataaattatttattgtttaataatattatttttgatGCCATGtatttttttacaaagaaaatatatatattgatgaaGGAGATGACAAGAATACACCATTCTTCTCAAAAGAGAATTAGGAATAACCCAAAAAACAACCAATCCATAAAAGCACCCATAtatagaagaagagaaaacacAAACCCCAAGAACTCTCAAAACATACCAACATCCAAAAagcaaacaaaacaacaaagaaCTCAACCTCTGCGAAAACTAACAAGAGCAACTATGATTTCATGCGTGCATTACTCTAGGCTGCAATCTAGTagacttttttttcttcatataatCCCTGCTTATGCAGTGACTATCTCTTTCCTATGCTACActtgtattatttattttcttgtatTTTGGCTCTAGCACCCCTTGTACTAGCTTTTAAATACAATTTGGCTTATATATAATCTAGCTAGCTTCGAGCAACAACATCAAAACTATCATGCACTTTGCCCAAATGTTTCTCTATTAGTAGGGCATTCCGCGCCCTAGTCTGAATACTTTGAGACTCTAAAAGCTCTGACGATAAAAGCATCAGCTTCCTCTCCCTAGGTCCAATATCTACATCTGCACTCTTTGTCGGAAGAAACTCATTAGAAACCTCAACAAGAccctttttttttgtctctCTTCTGTACTTTCTATGGTCTTTCCAACCCTTGGAGCTCTATCTACACGACCTCGCGGAGAAACAACGAATGATAGTGGTGCATCGCAAGGAGGGGACACAACAGACCCCTCCACATACACAATATAGGGTGATTTTTATATACTTCTATCATACATATTAAAGAAAATCTCTCTTTATTTGTTATTATATTTAACTATAGAGTTAATATTGCTAacctttgtttttttatttttatttttgtgaatTTGATAAATTTTTGGTGAATAGTTTTTTATGTCACTTAGATTAACTAATTGATGAAATTGACTTTTAAAGcactaaattaataaataattcataATTTATTAGGGACTAAAATAGAATTCCTCTTAAAATATAACATGTATATTGTTATTCGAAGtttaaaatttaacataatattCTCTATGACTTCCAAAAAAATGATATTCTCTTccaatttttatatatttttaaaatattaaatacttttctcttttataacATTAATATTATAAGTGTCGTCATAAGATACTCATAGTGACGATTTTTTAAGCTTTTAATAAAGTAAATGATCATCACcgaaaatacatttttttttagtaattaaCCAAATACAAATTCAATGTTTATTTTCCAAGGTGGTGATTGTGGACCCCACAGTTGTGCATAAATATTGACCCCTCCTTGTGCCCTGCGTGTGTCTAACATAAGCTTCTTGAGCCAAACAAGTCTTCCCACACAACAACACTACAACCTCATCATAGTGTCGACATGGTTTGCCAAGAAGAGCTCTTGATTGAAAAAGTCTGCTCCCTCTACTCACAAATCTCCACTCTCGAATCTCTCAAACCCAGCAAAAATGTCGACACCCTCTTCACCGAGCTTGTCCTCACATGCATGCCACCTAGCCCCATCGATGTCACAAACCTCACAAAAAACGTTCAAGACATCCGATCCCACCTCATAAGACTCTGTGGTGAAGCTGAAGGCCATTTGGAGAGTCACTACTCAACAATCCTAGGCTCACACAAAAACCCTCTTGACCATCTTCACATCTTCCCTTACTATAACAACTACCTCAAACTTGGTCTCCTTGAGTACACTATCCTTACCCAAAATTCCATCCATGTCCCTGAAAAAATTGCTTTTATTGGTTCAGGTCCTCTCCCTCTCACTTCCATTGTGTTAGCCTCAAACCACTTAATCTCCACAACTTTCCATAACTATGATATAGACTCTTCAGCCAATTCAAGTGCTCAGAAACTGGTTTTATCTGACCCTGATTTGTCAAACCGCATGGTTTTTCACACCAGTGATATACTAGACGTGACAAAAGAGTTAGAGGACTATGATGTTGTGTACTTGGCTGCACTTGTTGGCATGAACAAGGAGGAAAAGAATCGGATCATTGATCATTTGGCTAAGTACATGGCTCCAGGTGCTGTTCTGATGCTGAGAAGTGCTCATGGGGCTCGTGCTTTTCTATACCCGGTGGTTGAGGCTTCTGATCTTCAAGGCTTTGAGGTTCTCTCTGTTTTCCACCCCACTGATGAGGTTATCAATTCTGTTGTTATAGCAAGGAAATATAGTACTACTCCTTCAACACACTCACTTGATCAGGGTCTTGTTGGCTCTATGATTTTACCAAACAAGTGTTCTGATGAGATTCAAGTCTTCATTCCCCTCAATCATGTTGAGGAGTTAACCGTTGAGGAGCAACTCTCGTGAAAACTTTACTCTgtgttttatttgatttatctACTATACTCAATGTCTTCACATCATCACATGATTGCTTCAGATGAGGATATGGAGATCATGCATGTGGTGGTGCTAGCAACTTAGTTAATATTTCCATTTATATATGTCTGAATGCTTCGTGTCTGGTGGAGCAAAATGTAAGAGATTTTCATGATGTTGTTCTTAAATTTTCAATAAATATAAGAGATTTATGAGTTTTAGATCAGTGGTCTCTTGAGCAAATCATAATGACATAAACACAGCATGGCTGCAGCCATATTCTCTGCACCTCTTTGCTGCCAATTGTTGGTTATTGATTCTTTTATTTAACGGTTCATATTGATTCATAAAAAGTTAAATTGGTCAAAAATTTGTACACACTCGTTATTTTACTACTGCAAGGCTGAGGGCAGCAGAAGATACAAATTTCTGTTCTTTTATGTTGGCTTGTATTGTTCTTATTAAGCTAGCCAAACATGTATATAAAAGGTATTGACACAAGAACATGTTATACAGGGCTTACACTAATTTTCCAAATATGAATATCACAGAGCTTGCTAAGCTTTGACTTGTTCACTTTAACTTGATTCACTCATTTGCAATGACtcaaaaaagagaaaatcatcCAATATTCCTGTCTTTGATATTTGGGCGACATTGCCTATCAAATCAAAGTCCACTCTGTTTGTTTCTAAAGGATGCCTACTTATCTTCACTTTTTTGACAGTAATTGATCAATCAATGTTTGTCTTTGGTGTAAAATTTATGTGGTTGCATTTTGAGATACTTTTGACCTGAGAAAAGAACCGGAGAGAGGAGCAATAAGGACATCTCCTCTCTCACTGTACTTGATCATTAAATTGTGGAGGCATATATCTTCCATAAAATAGATGCCAATGCTTATAGTAAGCAAGTTGATGAAGAATCTTGAAAATATCCAAATAAGATGGGAAAGCCAGATTTTTGTTGGGTTCTAATCATGTATGCCTTTTGGGTTTATCAGAAGACAATTATTAGCATGTAACTGGC
This is a stretch of genomic DNA from Lotus japonicus ecotype B-129 chromosome 1, LjGifu_v1.2. It encodes these proteins:
- the LOC130730920 gene encoding nicotianamine synthase-like encodes the protein MVCQEELLIEKVCSLYSQISTLESLKPSKNVDTLFTELVLTCMPPSPIDVTNLTKNVQDIRSHLIRLCGEAEGHLESHYSTILGSHKNPLDHLHIFPYYNNYLKLGLLEYTILTQNSIHVPEKIAFIGSGPLPLTSIVLASNHLISTTFHNYDIDSSANSSAQKLVLSDPDLSNRMVFHTSDILDVTKELEDYDVVYLAALVGMNKEEKNRIIDHLAKYMAPGAVLMLRSAHGARAFLYPVVEASDLQGFEVLSVFHPTDEVINSVVIARKYSTTPSTHSLDQGLVGSMILPNKCSDEIQVFIPLNHVEELTVEEQLS